Proteins encoded in a region of the Balaenoptera musculus isolate JJ_BM4_2016_0621 chromosome 21, mBalMus1.pri.v3, whole genome shotgun sequence genome:
- the RWDD4 gene encoding RWD domain-containing protein 4 isoform X3 — MNAFFNNTISSAVKQSILAKLQEAVEVNLGTAMTYTLFEYAKDNKEQLMENHRPVCSATSISNIISVETPNTAPSSKKKDKKEQLSKAQKRKLADKTDHKGELPRGWNWVDVVKHLSKTGSKDDE, encoded by the exons ATGAACGCCTTTTTTAACAACACCAT ATCGTCAGCTGTAAAGCAGAGCATATTAGCCAAGTTACAGGAAGCAGTGGAAGTGAATCTCGGGACGGCCATGACCTACACGTTGTTTGAATATGCCAAGGACAATAAAGAGCAGCTCATGGAGAACCACCGTCCTGTCTGTTCCGCT acGTCCATAAGCAATATCATCTCAGTTGAAACTCCTAACACAGCCCCATCaagtaagaaaaaagacaaaaaagaacaacTTTCAAAAGCCCAGAAACGTAAGCTGGCAGATAAAACag ATCACAAAGGAGAACTTCCTCGAGGTTGGAACTGGGTTGATGTGGTGAAg cat TTAAGCAAAACTGGCTCTAAAGATGATGAATAG
- the RWDD4 gene encoding RWD domain-containing protein 4 isoform X2 — protein MSANEDQEMELEALRSIYEGDESFRELSPVSFQYRIGENGDPKAFLIEISWTETYPQTPPIISMNAFFNNTISSAVKQSILAKLQEAVEVNLGTAMTYTLFEYAKDNKEQLMENHRPVCSATSISNIISVETPNTAPSSKKKDKKEQLSKAQKRKLADKTDHKGELPRGWNWVDVVKLSKTGSKDDE, from the exons ATGAGTGCCAACGAGGACCAGGAG ATGGAACTGGAGGCATTGCGTTCTATTTATGAAGGAGATGAAAGTTTCCGGGAATTAAGTCCGGTTTCATTTCAATATAGG ataGGTGAAAACGGTGATCCCAAAGCCTTCCTAATAGAGATTTCCTGGACAGAGACCTATCCCCAGACACCTCCAATCATATCTATGAACGCCTTTTTTAACAACACCAT ATCGTCAGCTGTAAAGCAGAGCATATTAGCCAAGTTACAGGAAGCAGTGGAAGTGAATCTCGGGACGGCCATGACCTACACGTTGTTTGAATATGCCAAGGACAATAAAGAGCAGCTCATGGAGAACCACCGTCCTGTCTGTTCCGCT acGTCCATAAGCAATATCATCTCAGTTGAAACTCCTAACACAGCCCCATCaagtaagaaaaaagacaaaaaagaacaacTTTCAAAAGCCCAGAAACGTAAGCTGGCAGATAAAACag ATCACAAAGGAGAACTTCCTCGAGGTTGGAACTGGGTTGATGTGGTGAAg TTAAGCAAAACTGGCTCTAAAGATGATGAATAG
- the RWDD4 gene encoding RWD domain-containing protein 4 isoform X1, with product MSANEDQEMELEALRSIYEGDESFRELSPVSFQYRIGENGDPKAFLIEISWTETYPQTPPIISMNAFFNNTISSAVKQSILAKLQEAVEVNLGTAMTYTLFEYAKDNKEQLMENHRPVCSATSISNIISVETPNTAPSSKKKDKKEQLSKAQKRKLADKTDHKGELPRGWNWVDVVKHLSKTGSKDDE from the exons ATGAGTGCCAACGAGGACCAGGAG ATGGAACTGGAGGCATTGCGTTCTATTTATGAAGGAGATGAAAGTTTCCGGGAATTAAGTCCGGTTTCATTTCAATATAGG ataGGTGAAAACGGTGATCCCAAAGCCTTCCTAATAGAGATTTCCTGGACAGAGACCTATCCCCAGACACCTCCAATCATATCTATGAACGCCTTTTTTAACAACACCAT ATCGTCAGCTGTAAAGCAGAGCATATTAGCCAAGTTACAGGAAGCAGTGGAAGTGAATCTCGGGACGGCCATGACCTACACGTTGTTTGAATATGCCAAGGACAATAAAGAGCAGCTCATGGAGAACCACCGTCCTGTCTGTTCCGCT acGTCCATAAGCAATATCATCTCAGTTGAAACTCCTAACACAGCCCCATCaagtaagaaaaaagacaaaaaagaacaacTTTCAAAAGCCCAGAAACGTAAGCTGGCAGATAAAACag ATCACAAAGGAGAACTTCCTCGAGGTTGGAACTGGGTTGATGTGGTGAAg cat TTAAGCAAAACTGGCTCTAAAGATGATGAATAG